The following coding sequences are from one Pyxidicoccus xibeiensis window:
- a CDS encoding amino acid adenylation domain-containing protein, producing the protein MTTSQPQRFPEDVNSTAAEPVHRLFQRQAARTPGAVAVESGSERLTYEELSGRVRDLAFMLRQQGAGQGSRVGILLHPSIDLVIAVLGCLEAGAAYVPLEPLRPSGYTKFVIENAGVSLVLTQPSVSERLQGLPVRCISPTGLDRAPPEAQAADVSPEAAAYVIYTSGTTGQPKGVLVSHRALASYVDWARTLYVGAEPATFPLYSSLAFDLTVTSLFVPLLSGGKLIAYPGSSAGAGLMEALEDNRVDSVKLTPAHLSLLVTRKHAGSKVRRLIVGGESLETRLALQALESLGPQVEVFNEYGPTEATVGCIVHRFDPHSDVQAFVPIGRPAPNARAYVLDERLAPVGEGVTGELYLGGDCLAQGYLGNPEATRERFLPSPFLEGERVYRTGDLARWLSGDLLAFEGRNDTQVKFNGHRVELEGLRSLLNRHPSVRDSVVLLGTDAGASALIAYYASEQALDAPALWSFLGTMLSQELLPQYFVHLPRLPLTPNGKVDTKALPRLDEVKGRMRSLSAPPRTPTETELAAIWRKSLGLAEVGVDDDFFEIGGHSLLANQIILRIREALGVDLNMRSIFENRTVAALARSIEETRARSEIRVATDAGTGGEPLPRFIPGPDTAREAKPTPGAVSKKSDEENLVQAESITSVDEKVGEFYSRFPWPWNSSKFDTLQDPDFERTLVSQEVGDFTHTAVPREANIWVAGCGTNQALLTALLFPNAKVLGTDLSTKSIEICASNARDLGVKNLELKLESINDAPYVEQFDFIVCTGVIHHTYEPAHALGRLSRALKRDGLMELLVYNRFHRTITSAFQKAIRLMTQGLSSNDYAIAKRLAAGFAVDNTMARFISRHRDWEESDFADLLINPVEHSYTVDSLADLAGGCNLDLVRPCISLYAKYRAESIFWEMSFADADIQRVYDAMPDLDRWRVSNLLMHEKSPMLWFYLRRQDSRLPRKSEQQLNEAFLQTTFERATTMQQSYIRGQDGRFRLSPKSIAHPASAPEHSVKALYERFEQRRVMGEVFAELGLQRDFGTVQRARVQLTTPAFPYLRAVGSR; encoded by the coding sequence ATGACGACGAGCCAGCCCCAGCGCTTCCCCGAGGATGTGAACTCCACCGCCGCCGAGCCCGTTCACCGGCTCTTTCAAAGGCAGGCCGCACGGACGCCCGGGGCGGTCGCCGTGGAGTCCGGGAGCGAGCGCCTCACCTACGAGGAGCTGTCGGGCCGGGTGCGTGACCTGGCCTTCATGCTCCGGCAGCAGGGCGCAGGGCAGGGGAGCCGGGTCGGCATCCTCCTCCACCCCTCCATCGACCTGGTCATCGCGGTGCTCGGCTGCCTCGAGGCGGGCGCGGCCTACGTCCCGCTGGAGCCGCTGCGGCCGTCCGGCTACACGAAGTTCGTCATCGAGAACGCCGGTGTGTCCCTCGTCCTCACGCAGCCCTCGGTGAGCGAGCGCCTGCAGGGGCTCCCGGTGCGCTGCATCTCCCCCACGGGGCTCGACCGCGCGCCCCCGGAGGCGCAAGCCGCCGACGTCTCTCCGGAAGCTGCCGCCTACGTCATCTACACGTCAGGTACGACGGGGCAGCCGAAGGGGGTCCTCGTGTCCCACCGCGCGCTCGCGAGCTATGTCGACTGGGCGCGGACGCTCTACGTGGGCGCGGAGCCCGCCACCTTCCCGCTCTACTCGTCCCTGGCGTTCGACCTGACGGTGACGTCGCTCTTCGTGCCGCTGCTCTCGGGCGGGAAGCTCATCGCGTACCCGGGGAGCTCGGCGGGCGCGGGACTGATGGAGGCCCTCGAGGACAACCGCGTCGACAGCGTGAAGCTCACGCCCGCCCACCTTTCGCTCCTCGTCACGCGCAAGCATGCGGGCAGCAAGGTGCGGCGGCTGATTGTCGGCGGTGAGAGCCTGGAGACCCGGCTGGCGCTGCAGGCGCTGGAGAGCCTCGGGCCCCAGGTGGAGGTCTTCAACGAGTACGGCCCCACGGAGGCGACGGTGGGGTGCATCGTGCACAGGTTCGACCCGCACTCGGATGTCCAGGCCTTCGTCCCCATCGGCCGGCCCGCGCCGAACGCCCGGGCCTATGTGCTGGACGAGCGCCTGGCCCCGGTGGGGGAGGGCGTGACGGGCGAGCTGTACCTGGGCGGCGACTGCCTCGCGCAGGGCTACCTCGGCAATCCGGAGGCGACCCGGGAGCGCTTCCTCCCCAGCCCCTTCCTCGAGGGCGAGCGGGTGTACCGCACGGGGGACCTCGCTCGCTGGCTGTCCGGAGACCTCCTGGCCTTCGAGGGCCGCAATGACACGCAGGTCAAGTTCAACGGCCACCGCGTCGAGCTCGAGGGACTGCGGAGCCTCTTGAATCGGCACCCCTCGGTGCGTGACAGCGTCGTCCTGCTCGGCACGGATGCCGGAGCCAGCGCGCTGATTGCCTACTACGCCTCGGAGCAGGCCCTCGACGCGCCGGCCTTGTGGAGCTTCCTGGGGACGATGCTGAGCCAGGAGCTGCTTCCCCAGTACTTCGTCCACCTTCCCCGGCTCCCGCTCACACCCAACGGCAAGGTCGACACGAAGGCGCTGCCCCGGCTCGACGAGGTGAAGGGGCGGATGCGGAGCCTGTCGGCGCCACCGCGCACGCCGACGGAGACGGAGCTGGCGGCCATCTGGCGCAAGTCGCTGGGGCTCGCGGAGGTGGGCGTCGACGACGACTTCTTCGAGATTGGCGGCCACTCGCTGCTGGCGAACCAGATCATCCTGAGGATTCGGGAGGCCCTCGGGGTGGACCTGAACATGCGCAGCATCTTCGAGAACCGGACCGTCGCGGCGCTGGCCCGGAGCATCGAGGAGACCCGGGCCCGCTCCGAGATTCGCGTGGCGACGGATGCGGGGACCGGGGGCGAGCCGCTTCCCCGGTTCATTCCCGGCCCCGACACGGCCCGCGAGGCGAAGCCCACGCCCGGCGCCGTCTCCAAGAAGAGCGACGAGGAGAACCTCGTCCAGGCGGAGTCCATCACCTCCGTGGACGAGAAGGTCGGTGAGTTCTACAGCCGCTTCCCCTGGCCCTGGAACTCCTCCAAGTTCGACACGCTCCAGGACCCGGACTTCGAGCGGACGCTGGTGAGCCAGGAGGTCGGAGACTTCACCCACACGGCGGTGCCCCGCGAGGCGAACATCTGGGTGGCGGGCTGTGGAACGAACCAGGCCCTGCTCACGGCGCTGCTCTTCCCGAACGCGAAGGTGCTCGGCACGGACCTCTCGACGAAGTCCATCGAGATCTGCGCGTCCAACGCCAGGGACCTGGGCGTGAAGAACCTCGAGCTGAAGCTGGAGAGCATCAACGACGCACCGTACGTGGAGCAGTTCGACTTCATCGTGTGCACGGGCGTGATTCACCACACCTACGAGCCGGCCCACGCGCTCGGGCGGCTGTCCCGGGCCCTCAAGCGCGATGGCCTGATGGAGCTGCTCGTCTACAACCGCTTCCACCGGACGATTACCAGCGCCTTCCAGAAGGCCATCCGGCTGATGACGCAGGGGCTGTCGTCCAACGACTACGCCATCGCGAAGCGGCTGGCGGCGGGCTTCGCCGTCGACAACACCATGGCGAGGTTCATCAGCCGCCATCGCGACTGGGAGGAGTCGGACTTCGCGGACCTGCTCATCAACCCGGTGGAGCACAGCTACACGGTGGACTCGCTGGCCGACCTGGCGGGAGGGTGCAACCTGGACCTCGTGCGGCCCTGCATCAGCCTCTATGCGAAGTACCGCGCCGAGAGCATCTTCTGGGAGATGTCGTTCGCGGACGCGGACATCCAGCGCGTCTACGACGCGATGCCGGACCTGGACCGGTGGCGCGTGTCGAACCTGTTGATGCACGAGAAGTCGCCGATGCTCTGGTTCTACCTGCGCCGCCAGGACTCGCGGCTGCCGCGCAAGTCGGAGCAGCAGCTGAACGAAGCGTTCCTCCAGACGACCTTCGAGCGGGCGACGACGATGCAGCAGAGCTACATCCGGGGACAGGATGGGCGCTTCCGGCTCTCTCCGAAGTCCATCGCCCACCCGGCCTCGGCGCCGGAGCACTCCGTGAAGGCCCTCTACGAGCGCTTCGAGCAGCGCAGGGTGATGGGTGAGGTCTTCGCCGAGCTCGGGCTGCAGCGCGACTTCGGCACCGTCCAGCGCGCCCGTGTGCAGCTCACGACGCCGGCCTTCCCCTACCTCCGGGCCGTGGGCTCGAGGTAG